The Spirosoma radiotolerans genome has a window encoding:
- a CDS encoding murein L,D-transpeptidase catalytic domain family protein: MMNVLVVMVALVFIYFASTGHKTIPAPTTKPVDVATKKTKTIAHLDVYDQLNLSKVGLQKSVFEYALRGWQKIDTAKSMLTIVDLSQPSSHKRLYVVDLFHKKLLFNTYVSHGRNSGDLVANRFSNAQSSFQSSLGFYQTLNTYMGKHGLSLQLKGLEKGFNDNVFNRNIVLHGADYVCEDIIRKTGRLGRSQGCPAVPYAESKGIIQAVKGGSCLFVYSPNPDYLKQSAYLASEYTSL, translated from the coding sequence ATGATGAATGTCCTGGTTGTCATGGTGGCTCTGGTATTCATTTATTTTGCCAGCACCGGACACAAAACCATACCAGCCCCTACGACTAAACCCGTAGATGTTGCCACTAAGAAAACCAAAACCATTGCTCATCTGGATGTTTACGATCAGTTGAATCTGAGCAAAGTGGGCTTACAGAAAAGCGTTTTTGAATACGCCCTCCGCGGCTGGCAAAAAATCGACACGGCTAAATCAATGCTGACGATTGTTGATCTCAGCCAGCCTTCTTCCCACAAACGGTTGTATGTAGTTGACTTATTTCATAAGAAGCTACTATTTAATACCTACGTTTCGCACGGACGTAATTCCGGCGATCTGGTGGCCAACCGGTTCTCCAATGCCCAATCGTCGTTTCAAAGCAGCCTGGGTTTTTATCAGACGCTCAATACGTACATGGGCAAACACGGCCTTTCGCTGCAATTGAAAGGGCTGGAAAAAGGCTTTAACGATAATGTGTTCAACCGAAATATCGTTCTGCACGGAGCCGATTACGTTTGTGAGGATATTATTCGCAAAACAGGTCGTCTCGGTCGTAGTCAGGGATGTCCGGCCGTACCGTATGCCGAATCGAAAGGCATCATTCAGGCTGTCAAGGGCGGTTCCTGCCTGTTCGTTTACTCGCCTAACCCCGATTACCTGAAACAATCCGCTTACTTAGCCAGCGAGTACACGTCTTTGTAA
- a CDS encoding formylglycine-generating enzyme family protein produces MTADTGATCVAKGMPSRSAAIRTAASGAGSGAPGTKEMVWIPGGTFLMGADEFPDARPVHSVTVKGFWMDEHEVTNAEFARFVSATNYVTVAERPLNPADYPGVPAEQLVPGSAVFTPPAQKVSLANPLQWWEYVKGASWNHPNGPKSNLVGHENEPVIHVSYEDATAYAKWAGKRLPTEAEWEFAAQGGKGNRTYYWGNELKPAGKWIANIYQGDFPAHNTTEDGFAGVAPIKSFPANPYGLYDMDGNVWEWCQDLYRPDYYSKSPKSDPQGPTDSYDPEEPGAVKHVQRGGSFLCSDQYCIRYKAGSRGKGEISSGSNNLGFRCVREK; encoded by the coding sequence ATGACGGCTGACACGGGGGCTACTTGCGTTGCCAAAGGAATGCCGTCGCGCTCGGCGGCTATTCGCACGGCGGCTTCGGGTGCTGGCTCAGGAGCGCCGGGAACGAAAGAAATGGTCTGGATTCCGGGTGGGACGTTTCTAATGGGTGCCGACGAGTTCCCGGACGCCCGGCCCGTGCATTCGGTTACGGTAAAAGGCTTCTGGATGGACGAACACGAGGTAACCAACGCCGAATTCGCCCGTTTTGTATCGGCCACAAATTATGTAACGGTAGCTGAGCGCCCACTCAATCCCGCCGATTATCCGGGCGTTCCGGCTGAGCAACTGGTGCCCGGCTCGGCGGTTTTTACGCCCCCGGCCCAAAAAGTCTCTCTGGCAAACCCCTTGCAGTGGTGGGAATATGTGAAGGGAGCTAGCTGGAACCATCCAAACGGCCCCAAAAGTAACCTGGTCGGGCATGAGAATGAACCTGTTATACACGTCAGTTATGAGGATGCCACGGCCTATGCCAAATGGGCCGGAAAACGGCTACCCACCGAGGCCGAATGGGAATTTGCCGCCCAGGGAGGGAAAGGGAATCGGACGTATTATTGGGGCAATGAACTAAAGCCCGCCGGGAAGTGGATTGCCAATATCTATCAGGGTGATTTTCCGGCCCATAACACGACCGAAGATGGCTTTGCGGGCGTAGCCCCCATTAAATCATTTCCGGCCAATCCGTATGGATTGTATGATATGGATGGCAATGTATGGGAATGGTGCCAGGATTTATACCGGCCTGACTATTATAGTAAATCGCCCAAAAGTGATCCGCAAGGCCCTACCGATAGTTATGATCCCGAAGAGCCGGGCGCTGTCAAGCATGTGCAGCGGGGCGGGTCGTTTCTGTGCAGCGATCAGTATTGCATCCGGTACAAGGCCGGTAGTCGGGGCAAGGGCGAAATAAGCAGCGGGAGCAATAATCTCGGCTTTCGGTGTGTTCGGGAAAAGTGA
- a CDS encoding EcsC family protein yields the protein MTPYEQAVQTELIRWQQAMQKPPSTFGRLSTSVQKRINRIIPDRIHALITATIKQMTRAVLFGVDFLNRPPVAGQTLIQRDAAVARRIEFYKKTSAAEGGVTGAGGILLGLADFPLLLSLKMKMLFEIASLYGYSASDYRERVFILYVFQLAFSSQERRQVVYQHIANWPEHSRQLPNDINQFDWLTFQQEYRDYIDLAKMAQLIPGIGAAVGIVVNYRLVNQLGQTAMNAYRMRLLQDSPALLRE from the coding sequence ATGACTCCATATGAACAAGCCGTCCAGACCGAACTGATTCGTTGGCAGCAGGCCATGCAAAAGCCGCCCTCAACCTTTGGGAGGCTTTCTACATCGGTACAAAAGCGGATTAACCGAATCATTCCGGACCGTATCCATGCCCTCATTACGGCGACTATCAAGCAGATGACCCGAGCGGTTTTGTTCGGGGTTGATTTCCTGAATCGCCCCCCCGTAGCCGGTCAGACATTGATTCAGCGTGATGCGGCTGTGGCCCGGCGTATCGAATTTTACAAGAAAACGAGTGCCGCCGAAGGGGGTGTTACGGGCGCGGGCGGTATACTGCTGGGCCTGGCTGATTTTCCGCTATTGCTCAGCTTGAAAATGAAAATGCTGTTTGAAATAGCGAGCCTCTATGGGTATTCTGCCAGCGATTACCGCGAGCGGGTTTTTATCTTGTACGTTTTCCAACTGGCCTTTTCGAGTCAGGAGCGTCGGCAGGTGGTTTATCAGCATATCGCCAACTGGCCGGAGCACAGCCGCCAGTTACCCAATGACATCAATCAGTTCGATTGGCTGACCTTTCAGCAGGAATACCGTGACTACATTGATCTGGCCAAGATGGCGCAATTGATTCCCGGCATTGGAGCCGCTGTTGGCATCGTGGTCAACTACCGACTTGTGAACCAACTCGGCCAAACGGCTATGAATGCATACCGGATGCGGTTACTGCAAGATTCACCTGCCTTACTGAGGGAATAG
- a CDS encoding outer membrane beta-barrel protein, which yields MNLDLRLLIALLWFPATLVFGQQKLSVSATVVPTYSHTFYNSRFFYPNSAGQIVEPIYMSGKRWAPGYSAGVSVLYNYAPGWSVASGIWYQQLTTRQARQTAAGEGTTTVRNRAIRIPILLNYATSAKRLSPYFSLGFLTDIPMSARVVVVRSGQSTQNLILEANRRPVFNLMLGAGAKYQLNRRYTLMAQPIWTYQLGQLGGANTDNPRFELSLLTQVAYSF from the coding sequence ATGAACCTGGATTTACGCCTGCTGATTGCTCTTCTGTGGTTTCCGGCAACCTTGGTATTCGGGCAGCAGAAACTATCGGTTTCAGCAACGGTGGTTCCTACCTATTCGCATACGTTTTATAATTCCCGTTTTTTTTACCCCAACAGCGCTGGACAGATCGTAGAGCCCATTTACATGAGTGGCAAACGGTGGGCTCCGGGGTATTCGGCGGGGGTGTCTGTTCTGTACAACTACGCACCGGGCTGGTCGGTGGCGTCGGGCATCTGGTATCAACAGTTAACCACACGGCAGGCCCGCCAGACAGCGGCTGGCGAGGGGACAACAACTGTCCGTAACCGAGCCATTCGCATTCCCATACTACTCAATTATGCCACGTCAGCGAAACGCTTATCACCGTATTTCTCATTGGGCTTCCTGACCGATATTCCTATGTCGGCACGGGTGGTCGTTGTGCGGTCGGGTCAGTCAACGCAGAACCTTATTCTGGAGGCTAATAGACGACCTGTTTTTAACCTTATGCTGGGAGCCGGGGCCAAATACCAGTTGAATCGTCGGTATACGCTGATGGCTCAACCCATATGGACCTATCAACTGGGGCAACTGGGTGGCGCCAATACCGATAACCCAAGGTTTGAACTTAGCCTGCTTACACAGGTAGCGTATTCATTTTAG
- a CDS encoding fasciclin domain-containing protein, with protein sequence MNKTPFLGLALSFTLLVGSHTFVVAQSQNSASQTTTTTTTAKTGTSTGKDLAISAAKSANHTILFRALRVSGLTEQASGKGPYTVFAPTNEAFEKLPSESVAELWKPEGKPKLIKLLAYHVVKGKFTADQLQDGQKLKTVTGGTLTVGKQGDNLTITDGAGNTATINQADVEATNGIVHSIDTVLMPTASKQ encoded by the coding sequence ATGAATAAGACACCGTTTTTAGGCTTGGCATTATCATTTACACTATTGGTGGGTTCGCACACTTTTGTTGTTGCACAAAGTCAGAACTCAGCAAGCCAAACCACTACAACGACGACAACGGCCAAGACGGGCACGTCGACGGGAAAGGACCTGGCAATTAGTGCTGCCAAATCGGCCAACCACACGATCTTGTTTCGGGCTTTGCGCGTATCAGGCTTAACCGAGCAGGCCAGCGGCAAAGGACCTTATACCGTTTTTGCTCCAACCAATGAGGCTTTTGAAAAACTCCCGTCCGAATCAGTGGCTGAATTATGGAAGCCCGAAGGCAAACCTAAATTGATAAAACTGCTGGCCTATCACGTGGTGAAGGGCAAGTTTACCGCCGACCAGTTGCAGGACGGTCAGAAATTAAAAACCGTTACGGGCGGAACGCTGACGGTAGGCAAGCAGGGCGATAACCTAACCATTACCGACGGGGCAGGAAATACGGCGACTATCAACCAGGCCGATGTTGAAGCCACAAACGGTATCGTCCATTCAATCGATACCGTACTGATGCCAACGGCGTCCAAGCAATAA
- a CDS encoding L,D-transpeptidase family protein → MDNRRIGIGVAVVVGLVVLFFVGKYLFTNKDEKTDQAKIEKEKSEASARQVAQLVHQACRYADSMGIDTSRYTLSADVAHNEEVLADVMMEIRYGKKPSRMAFNGLKETVDSNWSAKAEPSSLAALTTFTPYKQLVGHYNRIRKQGTGNPALADSLRLIRQTLNFYRYVNRFDPDQFVLVNIPAGELNVFDRSGKRLLPMQVISGKPDKMTPCMTTYIQDIVMYPYWNVPKNIALEEMLPRMKRDLSYIYNQNLQILDEKEHEVDPEEIDWESLSETNFPYRVRQASGCENSLGLLKFNLANPLAIYLHDTNSRDLFTSTKDHWRSHGCVRVQKPVELANLVLGANTFDAAFMNKCLIDQKPRTLPIPKKFPVFITYNIADVDASGKLHFYKDVYSLAK, encoded by the coding sequence ATGGATAACCGAAGAATAGGAATTGGCGTAGCAGTGGTTGTGGGTCTGGTTGTTCTGTTCTTTGTTGGAAAGTACCTGTTCACAAACAAAGACGAAAAGACAGATCAGGCAAAAATTGAGAAGGAAAAATCAGAAGCCTCGGCCCGGCAGGTCGCTCAGTTAGTGCACCAGGCATGTCGGTACGCTGACTCGATGGGGATTGACACCTCTCGTTATACACTCAGCGCTGATGTTGCCCATAATGAGGAAGTTCTAGCGGATGTCATGATGGAGATTCGCTACGGAAAGAAGCCTTCCCGCATGGCATTCAACGGCCTGAAAGAAACGGTAGATTCCAACTGGTCTGCTAAAGCGGAACCCAGTTCGTTGGCGGCTCTGACTACCTTTACACCCTACAAACAACTGGTTGGACATTACAACAGAATCCGCAAGCAAGGAACCGGAAATCCAGCTCTGGCCGACTCATTGCGGTTAATTCGGCAGACGCTTAATTTCTATCGGTACGTCAATCGGTTTGATCCTGACCAATTTGTGCTGGTCAATATTCCGGCCGGTGAGTTGAATGTATTTGACCGGAGCGGCAAACGGTTATTACCGATGCAGGTCATCTCGGGTAAGCCGGATAAGATGACGCCCTGCATGACCACTTACATTCAGGACATTGTCATGTATCCGTATTGGAACGTACCGAAAAACATTGCTTTGGAAGAAATGCTTCCCCGGATGAAACGGGACCTGTCGTACATCTACAACCAGAATCTCCAGATTCTGGACGAAAAGGAACACGAAGTTGACCCGGAAGAAATTGACTGGGAGAGCCTATCCGAGACGAATTTTCCGTACCGTGTTCGGCAGGCGTCGGGTTGCGAGAACTCACTTGGGTTGCTGAAGTTCAACCTGGCAAACCCACTGGCCATTTACCTCCATGATACAAATAGCCGTGACCTGTTCACGAGTACCAAAGATCACTGGCGCAGCCACGGCTGTGTGCGTGTTCAGAAACCCGTCGAACTGGCTAACCTGGTATTAGGCGCCAACACCTTCGATGCTGCGTTTATGAACAAATGCTTAATTGACCAGAAACCCCGTACGCTCCCCATTCCAAAGAAGTTTCCGGTCTTTATTACGTACAATATCGCCGATGTTGATGCCAGCGGCAAGCTGCATTTTTACAAAGACGTGTACTCGCTGGCTAAGTAA
- a CDS encoding T9SS type B sorting domain-containing protein: MSPELKRVLMLVVGTLLSFSVRATHIIGGDVSMHAVGTTPGLFLLQLNQYWDQTKTSAGNRDASVTLLIYRKQNPVLIERIELDLQETLPLTFDNAACATLRKLEFTQAKYYTTYQFDTQKYTDPGGYYMVWERCCRTDNLTNVNSSIAAGVGMVFYLEFPAMMKNGVSFKNSAPDFRLPNGSYICINKSFTFNAGATDVDGDQLKYSLVTPLNGYTNRGVPNSIDQSPRATYPLISWAPGYSLSNIIPGNPALRIDPATGQLSVRASQEGLYLFTVQCEEYRNGVLIGVVRRDFQLPVVDCSKNTPPPAVVLADGKSTAEINWCSTKPLVLSVEKNSVWAYQWQKDGINIRGSVTDTLQVAESGVYTVVKSQAKVCANDTVSQAVKVAVSKTAAVKLSVGTPAPYCAGDTVTIQADGQPGTQYQWRRDGQAIAGEQATLRVYQSGTYRVLTKSSVAECDGLDSLQVTINNRPVAQLNASAAKICPDSSVQLTVVSASGNSYTWQRDGAKLADTQSQVTASQAGTYQVTVTAPTGCTAVSNPYVLGQFDRPAVQFDSIAPVCITYPAPISLQGQPAGGIYAGAGVKANTFEPALAGVGRHELTYTITSSEGCRVSADRWAVVSGGPVLSGQTTYGIVKGATVQLVTQSDEPISRYEWSPPAALSQADVASPEASPVETTPYQLTAVGVSGCVATFSVLVEVSEPLYIPSAFSPNADGMNDSWVIPNIGSFPQAEVSIYSRWGELIFYSRGYERPWDGTYKQATVQTGVYTYQIKTGNKPLNTTYRGQLSVIH; encoded by the coding sequence ATGTCCCCCGAATTAAAGAGGGTATTGATGTTGGTTGTCGGTACGCTCTTGTCGTTCAGCGTTCGGGCAACGCACATCATTGGGGGAGATGTAAGCATGCATGCGGTTGGCACAACGCCCGGCCTTTTTCTGTTGCAGTTAAATCAATATTGGGACCAAACCAAAACGAGTGCCGGTAATCGGGATGCCTCCGTTACCTTGCTCATTTACCGGAAGCAGAACCCAGTTCTAATTGAACGAATTGAACTCGATCTTCAGGAAACACTTCCGCTCACCTTCGATAACGCTGCCTGCGCAACCCTTCGTAAGTTAGAATTTACACAGGCAAAATATTATACAACCTATCAGTTCGATACCCAGAAATACACGGACCCCGGCGGCTACTACATGGTTTGGGAACGCTGCTGCCGAACGGATAATCTGACGAACGTGAACAGCAGTATCGCTGCCGGTGTTGGTATGGTCTTTTACCTGGAATTTCCGGCAATGATGAAAAATGGAGTGAGTTTTAAAAACTCGGCTCCTGATTTTCGGTTGCCGAATGGAAGCTACATCTGCATAAATAAGTCGTTTACATTCAACGCCGGGGCCACAGATGTGGATGGGGATCAACTCAAGTACTCGCTGGTGACACCCCTGAACGGCTACACAAACCGGGGTGTCCCCAACAGCATAGACCAGTCGCCACGAGCCACCTATCCCCTTATATCGTGGGCACCGGGATACAGTCTGTCGAACATAATTCCGGGTAATCCAGCGTTGCGTATTGACCCGGCAACAGGTCAGCTGTCGGTACGGGCTAGTCAGGAAGGGCTTTATTTGTTCACTGTTCAGTGTGAAGAATACCGGAATGGGGTGTTGATCGGGGTTGTGCGTCGGGATTTCCAACTCCCCGTTGTCGATTGTTCTAAGAATACACCGCCCCCGGCCGTTGTGCTGGCCGATGGAAAGTCAACGGCTGAAATTAACTGGTGCAGTACGAAACCACTGGTGCTCAGCGTCGAGAAAAATTCGGTTTGGGCCTACCAGTGGCAGAAAGATGGCATTAACATCAGGGGGTCAGTAACCGACACGCTTCAGGTTGCGGAGTCGGGTGTGTATACCGTCGTCAAGAGTCAGGCCAAAGTTTGTGCCAACGATACGGTGTCGCAGGCGGTGAAAGTGGCGGTGTCGAAAACAGCCGCCGTTAAACTTTCGGTAGGAACGCCAGCCCCTTACTGTGCCGGTGACACGGTTACGATACAGGCCGACGGACAGCCCGGTACGCAATACCAATGGCGTCGGGATGGGCAGGCGATTGCCGGAGAGCAGGCTACACTACGGGTCTATCAGTCCGGAACCTATCGGGTGCTGACAAAATCATCTGTAGCCGAATGCGATGGGCTTGATAGCCTTCAAGTAACGATAAATAATCGACCTGTAGCGCAGCTTAATGCCTCGGCGGCCAAAATTTGCCCCGATTCATCCGTCCAGCTAACGGTCGTATCGGCGAGTGGCAACAGCTATACCTGGCAGCGTGACGGCGCCAAATTAGCAGATACCCAAAGCCAGGTCACGGCAAGTCAGGCAGGAACGTATCAGGTTACGGTCACGGCGCCAACGGGTTGCACCGCCGTTTCCAATCCCTATGTGCTGGGCCAGTTTGACCGCCCGGCGGTGCAGTTCGATTCTATTGCGCCCGTTTGCATTACGTATCCTGCGCCAATTTCCTTACAGGGGCAACCGGCGGGGGGGATTTATGCGGGCGCTGGGGTGAAAGCTAACACGTTCGAGCCCGCATTGGCTGGAGTGGGTCGGCATGAACTGACGTACACGATTACATCGTCCGAGGGTTGTCGGGTGTCGGCGGATCGTTGGGCCGTTGTATCGGGAGGGCCTGTGCTAAGTGGCCAGACTACGTATGGTATCGTAAAAGGGGCCACGGTTCAACTTGTAACCCAGAGTGATGAGCCGATTAGTCGATACGAATGGAGTCCGCCAGCGGCTCTTAGTCAGGCAGATGTCGCCAGCCCTGAGGCCAGCCCGGTTGAAACGACGCCCTATCAGTTAACGGCCGTCGGTGTAAGTGGCTGCGTCGCTACCTTTAGTGTGCTGGTTGAGGTAAGCGAGCCTCTATACATTCCGTCGGCGTTCTCGCCCAATGCCGATGGCATGAACGATTCATGGGTAATTCCTAACATTGGTTCTTTCCCGCAAGCCGAAGTGTCGATTTATAGTCGTTGGGGCGAACTTATCTTTTATTCCAGGGGATATGAACGCCCCTGGGACGGGACCTACAAGCAGGCAACTGTGCAAACCGGGGTCTATACTTATCAGATTAAGACTGGTAACAAACCGTTGAACACGACTTACCGAGGCCAATTGTCAGTTATTCATTAA
- a CDS encoding sulfatase family protein — MNRKNTVLSILAIGALLSGLLVVSGSTTKKQEAASPARQNAVPPNIIFIFSDDHTSQAISAYGSKLAKTPNIDRIANEGAILYTNIVTNSICGPSRATLLTGKFSHLNGYKLNEKVFDVNQPVFTEELQKNGYQTAWVGKMHLGSLPHGFDYLNVLPGHGHYYNSEFINSKNESVRYPGYVTNVITKLSIDWLNQRDKSKPFFLVVGHKATHREWLPDAPDLGAYDKVNFPLPPTFYDDYAGREAAKDQDMTIEKTMRLKEDLKVHADYENSGIFNRFTPEQKNPFYDYYENKISKEFDAKKLSGRALAEWKYQRYLKDYLSVANSLDRNIGQLLNHLDKSGLAKNTVVIYASDQGFYLGEHGWFDKRFIYEESLKTPFVIRYPGVIKPGTQIRDLISNIDWAPTLLNLTGTAVPKAIQGESFLPLLKGQKIPWRKEAYYHYYEYPEPHHVYPHFGIRTDQYTLARFYGPKNFWELYDVKKDPHNLHNLYGMNGYEAVTADLKTRLKGQIQKYKDDEALTLLESKL; from the coding sequence ATGAACCGAAAAAATACCGTACTGTCTATTCTTGCCATTGGCGCGCTGCTATCCGGTCTGCTGGTGGTATCTGGTAGTACCACCAAAAAGCAGGAGGCAGCTTCGCCCGCCCGCCAGAATGCCGTTCCGCCCAACATCATCTTTATCTTCTCCGATGACCATACCTCCCAGGCTATCAGTGCGTATGGAAGCAAGCTGGCCAAAACCCCAAATATTGATCGTATCGCCAACGAAGGCGCTATTTTATACACAAATATTGTGACTAACTCGATTTGCGGACCAAGTCGAGCGACTCTGCTTACCGGAAAATTTAGCCATCTGAACGGCTATAAACTGAATGAAAAAGTATTTGATGTAAATCAGCCGGTATTTACGGAAGAGTTGCAGAAAAATGGCTACCAAACGGCCTGGGTGGGCAAAATGCACCTGGGTAGTTTACCGCATGGATTCGACTACCTGAATGTGCTGCCTGGGCATGGACACTATTACAATTCGGAGTTTATCAACTCGAAAAATGAATCGGTTCGCTATCCTGGCTACGTAACCAATGTGATTACCAAGTTGTCGATTGACTGGCTTAATCAACGCGACAAATCGAAGCCGTTTTTTCTGGTTGTCGGGCACAAGGCGACCCACCGGGAATGGTTACCCGACGCCCCTGATCTGGGCGCTTATGATAAGGTCAATTTCCCGCTCCCACCGACTTTTTACGATGATTATGCCGGTCGTGAAGCGGCCAAAGATCAGGACATGACCATCGAAAAAACCATGCGCCTGAAAGAAGACCTGAAAGTACACGCTGACTACGAAAACAGCGGTATTTTTAATCGGTTTACGCCCGAACAGAAAAACCCTTTCTACGACTATTACGAAAACAAAATCAGCAAGGAGTTCGACGCCAAAAAACTTTCCGGTCGTGCCCTGGCCGAATGGAAATACCAACGCTATCTGAAAGATTATTTATCGGTTGCTAATTCACTGGACCGTAACATTGGCCAATTACTGAATCATCTGGATAAGAGCGGCCTGGCCAAAAATACGGTGGTCATTTATGCCTCTGACCAGGGTTTTTACCTCGGCGAACATGGTTGGTTCGACAAGCGATTTATCTACGAAGAATCGCTGAAAACGCCCTTTGTTATTCGTTATCCGGGGGTTATTAAGCCAGGTACGCAAATCCGCGACCTGATTTCGAATATCGATTGGGCACCCACACTGCTGAACCTGACTGGCACCGCCGTTCCCAAGGCGATTCAGGGCGAGTCGTTTCTGCCGTTGTTAAAAGGACAGAAAATTCCCTGGCGCAAAGAAGCGTATTACCACTATTATGAGTACCCCGAGCCACATCACGTGTATCCGCATTTTGGCATTCGGACAGACCAATATACATTGGCGCGGTTCTATGGACCGAAGAATTTTTGGGAGTTATATGACGTTAAAAAAGACCCGCACAACCTGCACAATCTGTACGGCATGAACGGTTACGAAGCCGTAACGGCGGATTTGAAAACGAGGCTAAAGGGGCAAATACAGAAGTACAAGGATGATGAGGCACTTACCCTTCTGGAAAGTAAACTATAA
- a CDS encoding ABC-F family ATP-binding cassette domain-containing protein codes for MISVQNVSLRYGKRVLFDDVTIKFTSGNCYGVIGANGAGKSTFLKILSGEIEPQTGSVVMTPGERMSVLSQNQSAYDEYPVLQTVIMGNQRLYDIMQEKDILYAKSEFTDADGEKAAELEAEFAEMNGWDAESDAASLLSGLGIKEDMHYTLMSEINGSEKVRVLLAQALFGSPDVLLLDEPTNNLDVESVIWLENFLANFNNTVIVVSHDRHFLDQVCTQIVDVDFSKVKLFAGNYSFWYESSQLALKQRQDQNKKTEDKRKELEEFIRRFSANASKSKQATSRAKLLEKLTLEDIQPSSRKYPYVNFKPEREPGDQILTVENLTYTAEDGTKLFENLSFTVNKQDKIFLYSRDGLAVSALLDILAGERKADSGTFRWGVTITMSYFPTDAEKEKFFQTDLNLVDWLRQYSVEKDESFIRGFLGRMLFSGEESLKKATVLSGGEKVRCMLSKMMLSGANLLMLDEPTNHLDLESIESLNNGLIDFKGPILFTSHDHQFVQTVANRVIEITPAGILDKLMTYDEYLTDERVKAQREELYEAVA; via the coding sequence ATGATATCGGTCCAAAACGTCTCACTGCGCTATGGTAAGCGGGTGCTTTTCGACGACGTAACTATAAAATTCACATCCGGCAACTGTTATGGCGTTATTGGCGCCAACGGAGCCGGTAAATCAACGTTTCTTAAGATATTATCGGGCGAAATCGAGCCGCAGACGGGTTCGGTCGTTATGACCCCTGGCGAACGGATGTCGGTCCTAAGCCAGAATCAGTCCGCCTACGACGAATATCCCGTGCTGCAAACGGTTATTATGGGGAACCAACGCCTGTATGACATCATGCAGGAGAAAGACATCCTGTATGCCAAAAGCGAATTTACGGATGCCGACGGGGAAAAAGCCGCTGAACTTGAGGCCGAATTTGCCGAAATGAACGGCTGGGATGCCGAATCAGATGCCGCTAGTCTGCTGTCGGGTCTTGGTATTAAAGAGGACATGCACTATACGCTGATGAGTGAAATCAACGGCTCCGAAAAAGTGCGCGTTCTGCTGGCTCAGGCTTTGTTTGGTAGTCCCGATGTGTTGCTGCTTGACGAGCCGACCAACAACCTCGATGTAGAGTCGGTGATCTGGCTTGAAAACTTCCTGGCCAATTTCAACAACACCGTGATCGTGGTATCCCACGACCGGCACTTCCTGGACCAGGTCTGTACGCAAATTGTCGACGTGGATTTCAGCAAGGTTAAGCTTTTTGCCGGGAACTACTCGTTCTGGTACGAGTCAAGCCAGCTTGCTCTGAAACAACGCCAGGACCAGAACAAGAAAACGGAAGACAAACGGAAAGAACTTGAAGAATTCATTCGTCGTTTCTCCGCCAACGCATCTAAATCGAAACAGGCGACGAGTCGTGCCAAGTTGCTGGAAAAACTTACTCTGGAAGATATTCAGCCATCATCCCGGAAATACCCCTACGTTAACTTCAAACCAGAGCGCGAGCCTGGCGATCAGATTCTGACGGTTGAAAATCTGACGTATACAGCCGAAGATGGGACGAAGTTGTTTGAAAACCTGTCGTTCACAGTCAATAAGCAGGATAAGATTTTCCTCTATAGCCGGGATGGACTGGCCGTTTCGGCACTACTGGACATTTTGGCGGGTGAACGTAAAGCCGATTCGGGTACGTTCCGCTGGGGCGTTACCATCACCATGTCTTATTTCCCGACAGACGCCGAGAAGGAGAAGTTTTTCCAGACGGACCTGAACCTGGTCGATTGGTTGCGTCAGTATTCGGTAGAAAAAGACGAGAGCTTTATTCGCGGTTTCCTGGGTCGCATGTTGTTCTCGGGCGAAGAATCACTCAAGAAAGCGACGGTACTGAGCGGGGGCGAAAAAGTACGCTGTATGCTATCGAAAATGATGCTTTCCGGGGCTAACCTCCTCATGCTCGATGAACCAACCAACCACCTCGATCTGGAATCAATCGAATCGTTGAACAATGGTCTGATCGATTTTAAAGGACCAATTTTGTTTACGTCCCATGACCACCAGTTTGTGCAGACGGTTGCTAACCGCGTCATTGAAATTACCCCGGCCGGTATTCTGGATAAACTCATGACTTACGATGAGTACCTCACCGACGAGCGTGTCAAGGCGCAGCGGGAGGAGTTGTACGAGGCTGTCGCGTAA